The Oryza glaberrima chromosome 5, OglaRS2, whole genome shotgun sequence DNA segment CAATTAATGAACATACATGAGAGGGTATAAACGTCATTTTATCAATtacttaacaccgttaacttcaccatccaaagtaggggcaaaacaaGCATTCAGTTCaaaaaagtgagggtaaaaacgaaaaccttaaaaagtaggggtaaaatcaatattagacatCAAAGTAGGGGTAGAAACGAAATTGCCCCTTAATGAAATAATCAGCAATGCAGGCTTAGTAGAAATCCCTCTCAAAGGAAGAAACTTCACCTGGAGCAATATGCAAGAGCAGCCTCTTCTGCAATAACTGGATTGGGTTTTTACCTCAATAGCTTGGACTCTTAAGTTCCCTCACACCATGGTCACAGCAACCTCAAAGTACATCTCAGATCATGTGCCCTGTCAAATTTCAATTGAGACTTCAGTGCCAAAATCTTCTATCTTCAGGTTTGAGAACTTTTGGGTCAATGTCCCAGGCTTTTCAGATGTCGTGCAGCATTGTTGGTCCATTCCTGTTAGAGGAAATAACCATGCAATCATCTTGAATGCTAAGCTAAAAAACTTAAGAAGAGGGCTCAAAGCTTGGAGTAAACGTCTGTCAAACCTTCACTCCTTGATCTCCAACTGCAATGATACACTATCCTTTATTGACAACCTAGATGAGCAAAGACCTCTGGTTTTACAAGAATGGAATTTCAGACTAATACTCAAGGATCATTCTCAAGCTGTTATCGTATAAGAATGAATTTTGGAAAAAGAGATGCACAATTAGGTGGGTAAAATTTGGAGATAAGAACCCTAAGTACTTCCAAGTAGCAGCCACTGATAGCCTCAGAAGAAACAAAATCTCCCACCTAAAATTGGATAATGGAGGCACTGCAACCACACATGAGGAAAAAGCCCAGGTGCTTTTCACTTCATAAAAAAACAGGATGGGAACTAAGGGCACAATGCAAATGGTTTTAAACCTCCCTGAACTGATCCAAAACATGGAAGGACTGGAGCAGATTAGTGAGATCCCATCAGTAGAGGAACTggacaaaataataaaaaaaatatgccgACTAATAGAGCCCCTGGACCAGATAGATTTAATGGGTTATTTTTGAACAAATGCTGGGATATCATAAAGCAGGATTTCTATGAGCTAGCCTATCAGTTTTTCAGCAACAATATATCTCTAGAAAATGTCAATCACTCCTTCATAACTCTGATTCCCAAGAAATTGTCACCTGAAACTGCCAATGACTTTAGACCAATAGCTCTTCACAGCTCATCTCTGAAATTTATCACAAAGATCCTAGTAATCCAAGGGGTGATTCTAAAACTCACTCATGACAACCAATATGGCTTCATCAAAAACAGGTCTATCCAAGACTGTCTAGCTTGGAGTTTTGAATATATCCATCAATGCAATCAGTCCAAAAAAGAGATTATCATCCTCAAAATAGACTTTGAAAAGGCTTTTGATCTAGTGGAACACCAAGCAATCCTGCAAATACTCCAAGCTAAAGGTTTCAACAACACCTACATAAATTGGATCTACAACATCTTATCTTCGGCCTCCACTTCAGTATTGCTTAATGGGGTTCCTGGCAAGAGTTTCAAGTGCTTGAGGGGTGTCAGATAGGGggatcccctctcccctcttcttttTGTGCTGACAACCGACCTTCTGCAATCCATAATTAATAAAACTTATTCCAAAGGGTTGCTTTCAACACCAATCCCAAGTGACAATGGGCTTTTCCCAATAATTTAGTATGCTGATGACACACTCATAATCATGAAAGCAGATCAGAAGGAGATTTTCTGTCTTAAGGCCCTTCTTAACACTTATGCAATGTGCACAGgacttaaaataaattttcataaatcCTCTATGATTCCCATCAACACTGACAGCACCAAAATGGAAGTTCTGCCTGGCACTTTGCCTTTCACTTATCTAGGCCTTCCTCTTGTAACCACAAAGCCAAAGGTCAATGATTTTTCCCCTTTGATTGATAGAGTGGAAAGAAGGCTCCCATCCACCACAATATTCTTGAACTATGGTCAAAGGTTAACAATGGTCAATTCAGTACTATCTTCCCTACCAACTTATTACATGTGCACATTAAAGCTTCCAAAAAAGGTCATTCTACACATTGATAGAGCAAGAAGACACTGCCTGTGGAGGAAAAACAATGAGTTAGAAATTAGAACTCATTCACTGGCTGCCTGGGATATTGTTTGCAAGCCAAAGAAAAAAGGTGGATTGGGAATAATCAATTTGGAAATTCAAAACACTGCTCTTCTCATGAAGCACTTGCACAAGTTCTTTAACAATAGGGACTTACCATGGGTTCAACTCATTTGGAACAAGTACTACATCAATTCAAACAAACCACCTCATGCTCACAAGGAAAAGGGATCTTTCTGGTGGAAAGACATCTTTAGATTAATCCCTATGTTCAGAGCTTTATCTTCTGTTACCGTTGGATCTGGAGACTCTGTGCTGTTTTGGAAAGATAATTGGAACAACCAGCTTTTGGAAAATGAATTCCCTGTGCTGTTCTCTTATGGAAAAGAAGAAGACACATCTCTTCACAATTTTATGGAAAGTGAACTGCAGCACAATTTTCACCTCCCCCTATCCAATCAAGCAATGCAGGAATGGGATGCTCTTCATAGCAGATTACAGAATTTACACTTTTCAAGTGAAGCAGACAAATGGGCATATATGTGGAAAACAGACCAGTTCCAACTCAGGAAGGTTTACTAATTGTTTTTTACCATCTACAACCTGCCAGACCCCTCACCATACTTTGGAAAAGTAAATGCACAATGAGGCTAAAAGTATTCCTCTGGCTAATGCTAATGGACAGACTCAACACAAGAAAAATGCTACAAAAGAAGCAATTTAACATCCAGGGAGGCACAAATTGTGTAATATGCAATTCCATGATTGTAGAGAGCATGACTCATCTATTCTTCTCCTGCACATTTGCACAACAATGCTGGCTGGAACTCGGTATTCAGTGGAATCTAGCGCTTGAGTTCATGAACATAATTACAACAGCTCAagcaacttttcatctcaacttCTTCTTTGAAGCACTGGCGATTGGCTGCTAGCACATCTGGTGTAGAAGAAATGAGCTTATTTTCAACAACGTGGCTAACAGTTTGGTCAAGTGGAAATCGGAGTTCAAGAAGGATTTTGCTCTGCATACGCACAGAGTAAAAGAAGCAGAGAAACCCATCTTGCAATCATGGATTGACTCTCTAAGTTAATCTGCTTTGTAATTTGCTTTGtaatttttgtaaatattgtccctttattattattattatttatattaatatagtgcagtaggagcctctcctgttGTTtcacgtcaaaaaaaaaagtgaatacaGTGGCACTTTTCCTTATTAGCATGCGGCATACATGAAGCGGATTTAAATTTTGGGTGCATCTTAGGATTTTATCTGCTAAGTATTGTTTTTTCCTACTTAATAATTGAGAGTCCTAGAAATATTCACCATAGAGTATTTAGCAGCTGTGGAGCAGAGAATCTTCTGGGTAGTCACCAAAAGTCTATCCGTGACACCATCATATTTACTCCGGTGAAATCCTAGGCTCAATACTACTCCTATTTACACGTGCATTgcagtatttttcttttattcgaTGTGGTGAATACCGATTTTTGAATAACAATACGATCCATAGTCTGTACTCCATACATAACAACGTATGAAATTGTTGGGAAAAACATCTTGAATCTTTATAttaggtaaagataaagatttaaGTAGGtaaaaaagataaagataaagaaaatagGAAGTTTCATGGTTTTGGCTGTGCGGTAAGTTAGATTAGATTCCTGATTTTTCCTATTTTCATACAATCGGACTCTGGCACAGTTGGCGTCGTGTGGGAGAGGGACATCGCTATGCTTCGTGTGGTATGCGGTATGTTGTCAGGTGGGACGACAGAAACACTACGAATTTTATAAGgaggtaaagataaagatatggGATACTAAGCGCTTCTTGTCAAAGAATGTCATATTTACAGATCTTCGGAAGTTGTAAAATTAATGTAGTTAGGCACATCAACAATGAATTCACAAGCTGACTAACATATATACATTCTAGCCTTCTAGGAATCTGAATGATCCTGCTGTAGCATTCTGTTTCCTCTGGAAAGCACTCTTTGCATTCGTCGCGTTTTTCTTCTCTACTCCATGGCCACATCCTCTTCTCCTTCACGTTGTGGGCAAGTTGTTTGactaaaaagaagaaacaacgaATTAAGAGTTGGTTTCTGTGCCACTTGACTGATTAAGTACAGCAGGGCACATTCTTAAACGAAGTTGAATAGCATGAACAGAAATTTGAAAGATCAAAGCAATTGAAGCCATGTACCTTTGGGCTTGCTCTGAGGTCTCATAGGTCCTTGTCTCAAAGGAGTAGGGTTCCTTAGTGTAGGAGACATATCCGAATAAATCTATTACTTCTCTTAGAAAATTATATCCAGATAACCCTGTTGGTAGAGTATATCCAGATAAATCTATCCGTAAAGTGCATCCATATGCCTTTAGTTGCGAGACATGCTGTATCTTTCCCCACTCAGAGGTGGTATCTTGTAAGGATATCAGTCCGAACAATCTTCTGTTGCAATGTACAAATAGCTTCTTTAACATTGGTACTCCAAAGCATTCtgggagtttttctgctttcaaATCCCACCAGTAGATGCTATTCAGTAATGGCAATTCTTCCAGCACCTTTAGCGCTGGGCACTCCCAGatgtaaatatttttcaagcttGGGTTATTGGTGACTCTCTCTAGTTTTGGGTTTTCAATCAGCTGAAGATTAACAAGGGAAGGGAAGTTTTCTATGGAGACCAATTGTCTTACACTTTCTAGGTACAAGCTTTTCAGTGCTCTTGCTTGGCATGGTAGCCCAGGAGGTATATACTTCAATTCACAATATGAAATGGAAAGACCCTCTAGAACAGGCATTGCTCTGACTTGTTCCTCCCAATCCCACATTTCCCATCTCGGCATCCATTTGAAACCCATAGTCTTCAGCTTGGGAAATGCAACACTGCTGCCATATGAAGAGGGGAATAGGAGCTCACGTCCAATATGCTTGATGGCCGGAGCACGCTCGATCCAAAGATGATCAAGAAAAGGAAGCTGGCCCATACCATTAGGAAGCCGGTTGCAGCATGCATAATCCTTTAGTTCCAAGCGTGTTAAGTTTGTAAAAGCTGACATCATTTGCATCCACTTGGGTAGTTCAACTCCAAAGTAACCTCCAATTGTAAGTAGTTCTGTGGATTGTGGAGGACAGAGATTACTCAACACCTTCTCGATTCGATCTTGCTCCTCTGCGCTGATGTTGCATTGGACATCTCCATTGTCTGTCCCGAGCATACTGGCACACATCAAATATAGCTCTGTTAGGTTTGGTTTACTACTGAGATTTGCTTTTGCAGCCGAAGAACCTGAAGGTGCCTTCTCCAAACCTGTTATTTCaagtatttttaattttgacagtGTCCCAAGTTCTTCCAAGCTGCACCAACCATCTGTCCTATCATCTGATGAATGGGTTGGAAACCCTGCCATGAAGACCAAATCTTTTAGCCTTCCAAAACCATGAGGAATTGAGGTTATCCTGGTGCGTCTAAGGTTGAGAAACCTTAGCTTCTGTAGCTTTAAGATGCTCTGCGGAAGTTGAGTAATATTTGTACAATCTACAAGGTCAATGACCTGTAGAAATTTTAGATCTCCAATGTTGCTAGGGATTGTAGATATGCTTGTACCTGCAACTGCCAAATATCTTAAATGTTTGAGGTGGCATATGGATTGTGGCAGTTCAACAAGGTTGACAATATTTTGGAGATTTAGTACTCGTAGAGAAGAAAGACTATTCAGGAAATCATTGCTGTCAACCATGGAGTTCTTGTTTAACATCAATGCTCGTAATGAGACTTGTTGTTTCAAAGCACCCCAATTTACATCTTTCTTTGATACAGATAACTGCCGTAACCTCAGTGTACGAATTGTAGGTATACTTGTATTTTGTCCCTCAGTAAGTAATATACCTTCTTCCTTTCCTACAGACTGTGCAAAGTAGCGGACTATATCATGCATGGTACATGCTGAATGATCATAGAATTCCCTCTTTTGTTCTAAAAGGTTCCTTGATGCCAATTCATTGAAGTATTCAAATCCCAAATCTTCTAGTAGGAAGGAATTACTCACTTCGTCTTGAACAAAACCTTCTGCCATCCACATCTGGACTATATCTCCACGTCTGATTACTTCATCTTTAGGGAAAAGTGAACAGTACAAAAAACATTGTTTCAAATGGGGAGGTAATTCTTCATAGCTTAGGATGATTGCTCTGTTAAGATAGTCAGTTGTGTTCACGGACCATGCACTGTGGTTATAGATACGCAACCAAGAATTTCTTGTGTTGTTTCTCTGTCTCAGTAGTCCTCCAATCACCTTAATAGCAAGTGGCAAACCATCACATCTGTCTACAATCTTCATACCGATATCCTCTAGTGCACAAATCTCAGATTCATCTGTTGTAACCCAAAATGCCTGTTGGAGAAGTACCACATGAGATATATGTTTGCCAGAGATGTAATTGTAGGGATCAAAACTCTGGTGCCTAGGCATTACTGCTCATAAACTTCTAAATACTAATTGATAagtccccacaaaaaaaaataatactaattGATAAGCACATACAACTTTGGTTGAATTTCGCCATGCACATGATAGTTTGGATGCACTCAGGTGACTCTAACATTGTTATTCTATTGTCATGACAGGGGAGATGGAGATACACAAGTGGTAAATTAAATCAGTGGCAGCTTGTCAGGGATAAACAGGCCACATAGACATGAAGTCCATGTAGCACAGCCACACAATTTTGGTCAGATCAAGGATTGTTATGACACTTTTTTCAAGGGCTATCTAGACCACAAGAACAACAGTCAAAGTTGAAGGGGGAAGGGTAAGTGccattttgattttcttttctcctaTGAACAGATGACTGTTTGGACAATGTATTTTCTAGGTGTAGGTGTAGTATGCCAATCGTGTAATGCCTATTATGATTTTGTCATTCAAGTTCTGTTTTCTTTCTTAACATtgcaaatatgttttttaaaaaatatgtttcttgCTAATAAGGTGCCATGTAAGtgaaaaatagattatttgGATACTGAGTAAAACATCATTAAAAATTGGGTTGGATTGCACTTAAGTGTTTTAACCGGTTTTGATAGACGAGGGGCGTCAATGTCTCATTTAATAGTTCAGGGTTGATTTCTACACTCAGGCAATAGTTGTTGGGTGTCAAAATGGACTTTACTCTATAATATATGTTGGCCTAAAATATAGCACTTTTATGAGAACTCAGAAGAGCTGCTACATACTGCTATGTAGCTCATCACTGTGTGAAGTTTGGGCCATAGGGCACTATACCTTTTTCTTAATGGAGTTGATTGTAACTTGACAGTTATGTCCACATAAAATTTACCATACTTCTGGTTTGCTAACAAATTTGCGCACTTAATTGTTCAAAAACACAAAACTCATTTCAATAAGTGGATACATGAGTTTATGAAACACCTTGCATTTACATCACTAGCAGGAACCCACTCCGTTAGTTTTTAGGCCAATATAAGTCAATAGATCCATTGATTAGCAGTTTAGCAAAAGTAGAGACAATCTGGATTGATTAATTGTATCAGTTGATCTTACTACCTATGTTATGTAAAATTGTTCTTGTGAAATAGTACTACTTAGAATTGTGCTTAATTACATGCATGGCTGTAAATAATCTGATTGTTTACCTGGTTCTTTAGCAATGACCAACCATCAAATCTATCAAGCTTCTCAACTGGATGGAGATGCTGTGCTCTCATCCCACGTGCGACTCCCTCGTTTCTTGTGGTCAGCAAGACTCGGCTCCCTGAAGCACCACTACTCAAAGGTACTCTAAGAAAATTGTTCCACACGTTATCGCTCCACACATCATCCATCACTAGCAGGAACCTCTTTTTCCTCACTGCACGCTCCAGTGCATTCTCGAGCAAGACTGTGTCTCCTCTGCAATGTTCGTGATTTCCCCCAAATTGTTCTATAGCATGCTTCAGAAGGTCAATCTCATTGACGTCCTGGTTAACACTCAACCAGATCTTCTCTTTAAAGTGGTTCTCCAACTCGCTGTCATTGAAAACCATGGTAGCAAGGGTGGTCTTGCCGATCCCACCAACGCCAGTAATAGCAACAACAATAACATTGCCGTTGCTTGATCTTGCAGGATCATGATCATCATCCACCCTGTTCACCAGCAGATTGACGAGGCTCCTTGCATCTTGTTCAATCTTCTCCCCAACGATGAAGGTTTGTTCGACAGATGGTCCAGTTCTGCATCTGTCGTCGAGCGAAGAACCGGCACCAGCAGCAGAACATACTGAGGGGAGGAACTTGAGGCGGGAGCGCCGTCTTGACAGGTCATCCAGCCTCCGGTTGAGTGCCTGGATCTTCCTCCCGATCTTATGCGAGGCAACGGGGTTGCAGAACCAGAACTTGGATGCGTTCCAGCAACTTGGATTGGTTCTTGCGTCGTCGTATCCCTCATCCTCGACGAGCTGGCAGAGGTCTAGGATGTCATCGGCGTCGTACATGACATCCTTGAGCTCTCTCACCCACCGCTTGACGGCCTCTTCGAGGCTGCGCCGATTGTCGGCGTCGACCAGGTAGCAGCGGAGGTCACCCAGCGTCGTCTCAAGCTTggtgatctcgccgggcacgccAAGGAGTTTCTCCACCTTACCCGTGGCCATGCCCATGATCTTGCCGCCCAGTTTCAGCGCGAACGACACCAGCGCGGACTCCATGGTGATCACAGTCACAGAATGGATGGAACCAGATAGTAGCTACAGATGAAGTGATCGTTTCTCAAATTGCTTGTCTTCACAGCTAGTTCTATAGGAAGGTCTCTGGTGTACAAGGAGGGTATAAGGCCCCCTGATTAAGCTCTgttctagtttttttattattattatttgttttaacTTCAATGATAGGTTGACTCGAATAATGGACAAGATGACAGCACGTGAAATGCCCACAGCATCATTAGCTTCCCATGGGTGATTCTACTTATTTATTCCTTACTGGACTACGATATTATGTTATCCAATTGAAAACTACTGTCGTGTTCATCTTTTTCAACCATGCTTGTGCTAAAAGACAAAGTTGTTGCTGTTTCACTTCGTTGATTTGCAAATTGTGACGTACTTCTCATTTTGTTTGACGTTACATTAAGAAGTTGGCGCGTGGATCGATTTGGTTCCGTGTGCTTGTCCTTACCTTTGCAGTGGTTTTTCGCAAAATTAAGGTTGATGCTTAAGTTTGTTGTTTAGCGCCACCactgagagcaagtttaataatagagCTAACTACGAGcttatatagtttatattaCAGTTAACATGTATAGCAGTGAGCTACGGAGTATAaggttatctctttttttttcttctcctctccctatCTCTCTTACATATGCATTCAATGTATTTATCTTGAAATATGTAAATAGTAGTTCTTGCATGAGAGtcaactctttttattttttaaattctcttttctccatataaatatatagttgatttatagcctactattatacttacTCTGAATAAATGATCTGACGGCTAGGTCCAATGGGCTGAGACAGCAGCCGAAGAGAGTCGGAACAGCAA contains these protein-coding regions:
- the LOC127773448 gene encoding putative disease resistance protein RGA3, yielding MESALVSFALKLGGKIMGMATGKVEKLLGVPGEITKLETTLGDLRCYLVDADNRRSLEEAVKRWVRELKDVMYDADDILDLCQLVEDEGYDDARTNPSCWNASKFWFCNPVASHKIGRKIQALNRRLDDLSRRRSRLKFLPSVCSAAGAGSSLDDRCRTGPSVEQTFIVGEKIEQDARSLVNLLVNRVDDDHDPARSSNGNVIVVAITGVGGIGKTTLATMVFNDSELENHFKEKIWLSVNQDVNEIDLLKHAIEQFGGNHEHCRGDTVLLENALERAVRKKRFLLVMDDVWSDNVWNNFLRVPLSSGASGSRVLLTTRNEGVARGMRAQHLHPVEKLDRFDGWSLLKNQAFWVTTDESEICALEDIGMKIVDRCDGLPLAIKVIGGLLRQRNNTRNSWLRIYNHSAWSVNTTDYLNRAIILSYEELPPHLKQCFLYCSLFPKDEVIRRGDIVQMWMAEGFVQDEVSNSFLLEDLGFEYFNELASRNLLEQKREFYDHSACTMHDIVRYFAQSVGKEEGILLTEGQNTSIPTIRTLRLRQLSVSKKDVNWGALKQQVSLRALMLNKNSMVDSNDFLNSLSSLRVLNLQNIVNLVELPQSICHLKHLRYLAVAGTSISTIPSNIGDLKFLQVIDLVDCTNITQLPQSILKLQKLRFLNLRRTRITSIPHGFGRLKDLVFMAGFPTHSSDDRTDGWCSLEELGTLSKLKILEITGLEKAPSGSSAAKANLSSKPNLTELYLMCASMLGTDNGDVQCNISAEEQDRIEKVLSNLCPPQSTELLTIGGYFGVELPKWMQMMSAFTNLTRLELKDYACCNRLPNGMGQLPFLDHLWIERAPAIKHIGRELLFPSSYGSSVAFPKLKTMGFKWMPRWEMWDWEEQVRAMPVLEGLSISYCELKYIPPGLPCQARALKSLYLESVRQLVSIENFPSLVNLQLIENPKLERVTNNPSLKNIYIWECPALKVLEELPLLNSIYWWDLKAEKLPECFGVPMLKKLFVHCNRRLFGLISLQDTTSEWGKIQHVSQLKAYGCTLRIDLSGYTLPTGLSGYNFLREVIDLFGYVSYTKEPYSFETRTYETSEQAQRYMASIALIFQISVHAIQLRLRMCPAVLNQSSGTETNS